The following are encoded in a window of bacterium genomic DNA:
- a CDS encoding HAMP domain-containing histidine kinase — IVDLDPDSPPIHGVFIDFSQVIGNLLRNAIDAMHEAEEKVLKVQSRHHNGRLVLRISDTGYGISDDAKKNLFKPFFTTKPKGKDAAPGEPTGTGLGLSHSRSILARYGADINVESEVGKGATFTVTIPLHRRPVT; from the coding sequence ATCGTGGATCTCGATCCGGACAGCCCTCCCATCCACGGCGTATTCATAGATTTCTCGCAGGTGATCGGAAATCTGCTTCGCAATGCGATTGATGCCATGCACGAAGCGGAAGAGAAGGTACTCAAGGTTCAAAGTCGCCATCACAACGGACGGCTCGTTCTGAGAATCTCCGATACCGGGTATGGAATCAGCGATGACGCGAAGAAGAATCTGTTCAAGCCGTTTTTCACGACCAAACCGAAGGGGAAAGACGCGGCTCCCGGCGAACCGACGGGAACCGGTCTGGGTCTCTCGCACAGCCGGAGTATTCTGGCGCGGTACGGAGCCGACATCAATGTGGAATCGGAAGTGGGCAAGGGAGCGACATTTACCGTGACCATTCCACTGCACCGCAGGCCGGTCACGTAG
- a CDS encoding response regulator — translation MPISLPKCVVVDDSDSMLKLLAMFLEHLGFEPIIAHDGDEGISAVREHRPDLVVSDIHMPNRNGLLLLQDIKTLNPKLPVILITGYMHYKSDVNAAPAEPDAYMEKPFTLDQFRETISRLQPAITVAWNRH, via the coding sequence ATGCCCATCTCCCTCCCCAAATGTGTCGTCGTAGATGATAGTGACAGCATGTTGAAACTGCTGGCTATGTTTTTGGAACATCTGGGATTCGAGCCGATTATTGCCCATGACGGAGATGAGGGCATTTCAGCCGTTCGGGAGCATCGGCCGGATTTGGTGGTTTCCGATATCCACATGCCCAACCGCAACGGGTTGTTGCTGCTTCAAGACATTAAGACGTTGAATCCGAAGCTGCCGGTGATCCTGATTACCGGCTATATGCACTACAAATCCGATGTGAACGCGGCGCCCGCGGAACCGGATGCCTACATGGAAAAGCCGTTCACGTTGGATCAGTTCCGCGAGACCATCAGCCGGCTTCAGCCGGCGATAACCGTGGCCTGGAACCGCCATTAA
- a CDS encoding S8 family serine peptidase encodes MRSCTKLIFAALFVLAASFSMAAERAPNLDIHVQRTPPGQPVPVVLYLDHRLTMDEIYPVALNLPMDQRRGYVVQTLKRRFNDMGGRVMERLEVARKEGQVSLLRPLWILNAVRVHAPAEVIEELDRNFREIVYITPDPYHDNTLDEVGWGVSEMQAPRAWAAFGADGSGVIVGHKDSGTDLDHPGYAGRFWVNPGEDLNGDGTIDGAERNNVDDDGNGYVDDFYGWNFDNDNNNVNDRHSGRHGTRTGSVITANFSPCDTVCVAPGAKLMELPGYLYQGATFESSQYAIEMGAHVISASLSFKQSDCNNSDFYDCPNYVAHRWVAEMELAAGLLHANSSGNAQLTNPIPLSFPAPANCPPPVMINQPQPGGVTSIVSVNAYSFGGNFINGGHGPAAWSEEDICVHPLMPFCGATDANSFPAEFEDYPYLGGLLPGLRKPDVIAPTEVRSLYYGGGCSSINGTSGATPHIGGALALIFSAFPGITPEDVYRLLVTTCQPGPAGLDSMYGFGKPRLFRACSTGVATLTRVQGVVTVEGIGIAGVRVQHDGRVPVYTNANGNYVLWLPGGTHTLHFKKYPYADVFREVVASGGTITENVPLVQAPPAQVTGIVTGNGQPLAGMPVEFPEIPISTVTDFSGTFTLDVVAGIYEVTLGALPWRAETLDITVSAGANEIQFPLDRSPRSVVTGPDAFGHFIYDIYDADTVSYDWIEINPDAGGLPGENLALGDTYTVVRDLPFPFRFFGQDYTAVTISPNGFIILGSTSSSAYHGYFIPNLQPPNNFLAPLFEDWDPASQGGNVFFYSALGVPYVIVEWHEMRNWQGAGPVTFQAILYDPTFWSGSNGEGVAKFQYHTLPHVFEYALVGLENSSATDGVQYCWQLQYDPHASPLTPEMALLVIADSTLDVGTETPVTLPQEFVLYPNYPNPFNPRTTFRWSAPRAARVRLALYDVLGRETAVVFDGISEAGIHERAFDAKGLATGIYFARLESEGRSLAVNKVMLLK; translated from the coding sequence ATGCGTAGTTGCACCAAGCTCATCTTCGCCGCCCTGTTCGTGCTGGCCGCATCGTTCTCGATGGCGGCCGAACGCGCCCCGAACCTCGATATCCATGTTCAGCGGACGCCGCCCGGCCAGCCCGTTCCGGTCGTTCTCTATTTGGATCACCGCCTGACTATGGATGAGATCTATCCCGTCGCCTTGAATCTGCCGATGGATCAGCGTCGCGGGTACGTCGTTCAAACCCTCAAGCGGCGGTTCAATGACATGGGCGGCCGCGTGATGGAAAGGCTCGAGGTGGCGCGCAAGGAGGGCCAGGTTTCGCTGCTCCGCCCGCTGTGGATATTGAATGCCGTTCGCGTTCACGCACCGGCGGAAGTGATTGAAGAGCTGGACAGGAACTTCCGCGAGATTGTCTATATCACTCCCGATCCCTACCATGACAATACACTCGACGAAGTCGGCTGGGGCGTGTCCGAAATGCAGGCTCCCCGCGCGTGGGCTGCGTTCGGTGCGGACGGCAGCGGCGTCATCGTCGGACACAAGGACTCCGGCACGGATTTGGATCACCCCGGTTATGCCGGCCGCTTTTGGGTGAATCCCGGCGAAGACCTCAACGGCGATGGAACGATTGACGGTGCCGAGCGGAACAACGTTGATGACGACGGCAACGGCTACGTGGATGATTTCTACGGCTGGAACTTCGACAACGACAACAACAACGTGAATGATCGTCACAGTGGCCGCCACGGCACCCGCACCGGTTCGGTCATTACCGCCAATTTCTCCCCCTGCGACACGGTGTGCGTAGCGCCGGGAGCTAAGCTCATGGAATTGCCCGGCTACCTGTATCAGGGCGCAACGTTTGAATCGAGCCAATATGCGATCGAGATGGGAGCTCACGTCATCTCGGCCAGTTTGAGTTTCAAACAGTCCGACTGCAACAATTCTGATTTCTATGATTGCCCGAACTATGTGGCTCACCGCTGGGTGGCTGAGATGGAACTCGCCGCTGGTTTGCTGCACGCGAACTCCAGCGGCAACGCTCAACTAACGAATCCCATTCCGCTCTCGTTCCCCGCTCCCGCCAACTGCCCGCCACCGGTCATGATAAACCAACCTCAACCGGGTGGAGTAACGTCCATTGTCTCCGTGAATGCCTACAGTTTCGGTGGGAACTTCATAAATGGCGGGCACGGTCCGGCGGCGTGGTCGGAGGAAGACATCTGCGTCCATCCGCTGATGCCCTTCTGCGGAGCGACCGATGCGAATTCCTTTCCCGCGGAGTTCGAAGATTATCCCTATCTGGGTGGATTGCTGCCCGGCCTGCGCAAGCCCGACGTAATCGCTCCTACCGAAGTACGCAGCCTCTACTACGGCGGTGGCTGCTCCTCGATCAACGGAACCAGCGGAGCCACTCCCCACATCGGCGGAGCGCTGGCGCTCATCTTCTCGGCCTTTCCGGGGATTACGCCGGAAGACGTCTATCGCCTGCTGGTGACCACCTGTCAACCGGGACCGGCCGGGCTGGATAGCATGTATGGCTTCGGCAAGCCTCGACTGTTCCGCGCCTGCAGCACCGGCGTAGCGACTCTTACCCGAGTGCAGGGAGTCGTTACCGTGGAGGGAATCGGGATCGCCGGCGTGCGCGTGCAGCATGACGGGCGAGTCCCCGTGTACACGAACGCGAACGGCAACTACGTGCTGTGGCTTCCCGGCGGGACGCACACGCTCCATTTCAAGAAATATCCCTATGCTGACGTCTTCCGCGAAGTCGTAGCTTCCGGCGGAACAATCACCGAAAACGTTCCGCTTGTTCAGGCACCGCCCGCTCAAGTGACCGGCATTGTGACCGGAAACGGACAACCGCTCGCCGGAATGCCCGTCGAATTCCCCGAGATTCCGATTTCCACGGTAACGGATTTCTCGGGAACGTTCACTCTGGACGTCGTTGCCGGAATCTATGAGGTGACACTCGGCGCGCTGCCGTGGCGAGCGGAAACCCTGGATATTACCGTTTCAGCCGGAGCAAACGAAATCCAGTTTCCGCTCGATCGTTCGCCGCGCTCGGTGGTGACGGGTCCGGATGCCTTCGGCCATTTCATCTACGACATCTACGATGCCGACACGGTATCCTACGACTGGATCGAGATCAATCCCGATGCAGGCGGACTTCCCGGCGAGAATCTGGCGCTCGGAGACACCTACACCGTCGTGCGCGACCTCCCCTTCCCCTTCCGTTTTTTCGGACAGGACTACACGGCCGTCACGATCAGTCCCAATGGATTCATCATTCTCGGTTCCACCAGTTCCAGCGCCTATCACGGCTATTTTATCCCGAATTTACAGCCGCCCAACAATTTTCTGGCGCCGCTGTTTGAGGATTGGGATCCGGCGTCCCAAGGTGGGAACGTGTTCTTCTACAGTGCGCTGGGGGTGCCGTATGTGATCGTGGAATGGCATGAGATGCGCAACTGGCAGGGAGCCGGGCCGGTGACGTTTCAGGCGATTCTCTACGATCCGACGTTCTGGTCGGGCAGCAACGGCGAAGGCGTCGCCAAGTTCCAGTACCATACCTTGCCGCACGTCTTCGAGTATGCTCTGGTTGGCCTGGAAAATTCTTCCGCTACCGACGGAGTTCAGTACTGCTGGCAACTTCAATACGACCCGCATGCATCGCCGCTCACCCCGGAAATGGCCCTGCTCGTCATCGCCGATTCCACGCTCGATGTGGGAACCGAAACTCCCGTAACGCTTCCGCAGGAATTCGTGCTCTATCCCAACTATCCGAATCCGTTCAATCCGCGCACGACGTTCCGCTGGAGCGCGCCCCGCGCCGCACGGGTAAGACTGGCTCTGTATGACGTTCTCGGCCGGGAAACGGCGGTGGTTTTCGACGGTATTTCCGAGGCGGGAATCCACGAGCGTGCTTTCGATGCGAAGGGACTGGCCACCGGCATCTATTTCGCCCGCCTCGAAAGCGAAGGACGCTCACTGGCGGTGAACAAAGTGATGCTGCTCAAGTGA